One region of Alosa sapidissima isolate fAloSap1 chromosome 1, fAloSap1.pri, whole genome shotgun sequence genomic DNA includes:
- the LOC121705444 gene encoding ankyrin repeat domain-containing protein 34B: MAEPQEYLSDGSPLITAAQQGKLRLVRLLLEGGAQVNESNQRGETPLLVACKAMRGDQSGCSVMLKLVRFLLKHGAEPNVQDKTGRTALMYACIERAGAEVASTLIVAGADPSMEDYSGASALVYTINSQQQETLRVLLDACRAKGRDIIIIATDLSPGGGAVTRRYLNVPPSPDSSPVSCMSPSDIELKTGSPGSEADGGNIFNFRAVENKRGSRGAASSPGATGEIAKHQRLRSEPWLAVHNLAHLNRAYEEGLRQKGMQEEEEEDTTDSMLSTDIAASLQQMSLTPVCSQSDLHSSQTPHGKPDTGRISMRGSTEKLSVRPGPQVRCGRRNTLPSLAPPPLLQLPPLTLNYSRSDSYLQNQLGLHAEPRPLSSASSESLSVLVPDGVQMNSNELPSGKKPLPGHNCGVRPQARVGSFLPPLPVNRAKFSGCSVDMPLGPNMAEPQPHGHCQWQRKFSRRHSVQLEDMGHSGSTEEYIYVL, translated from the coding sequence ATGGCAGAACCTCAGGAATACCTGTCGGACGGCAGTCCGCTGATCACGGCAGCCCAGCAGGGCAAACTCCGCCTGGTAAGGCTTCTGCTGGAGGGTGGCGCTCAAGTGAACGAGAGCAATCAGCGCGGCGAAACCCCGCTTCTGGTGGCGTGCAAGGCCATGCGGGGGGACCAGAGTGGCTGCAGCGTCATGCTGAAACTTGTGCGTTTTCTGCTGAAGCACGGAGCCGAGCCCAATGTGCAGGACAAAACCGGCCGCACTGCCCTCATGTACGCCTGCATTGAGCGGGCAGGGGCGGAGGTGGCCTCCACCCTCATCGTGGCAGGGGCTGACCCGAGCATGGAGGACTACTCGGGGGCCTCAGCGCTCGTCTACACCATCAACTCACAGCAACAGGAGACACTGCGGGTGCTACTGGACGCGTGTCGGGCCAAGGGCCgtgacatcatcatcatcgccaCCGACCTGAGCCCAGGTGGGGGTGCTGTGACCCGCCGCTACCTGAATGTGCCCCCATCACCGGACTCCTCGCCGGTGTCCTGCATGTCGCCCTCGGACATTGAGCTGAAGACCGGCTCCCCTGGCTCCGAGGCGGACGGCGGGAACATATTTAATTTTCGGGCGGTGGAGAACAAAAGGGGCAGTCGAGGAGCTGCCAGCTCCCCTGGTGCGACAGGGGAGATTGCCAAGCACCAGCGCCTGCGGTCAGAACCCTGGTTGGCCGTCCACAACCTGGCACACCTAAACCGTGCCTACGAGGAGGGCCTAAGGCAGAAGGGCAtgcaggaagaagaggaggaagacacTACAGACTCCATGCTCTCCACTGATATAGCAGCTTCACTGCAACAGATGAGCCTCACTCCTGTCTGTAGTCAGTCAGACTTACATTCTTCTCAGACACCTCATGGTAAACCTGACACTGGGAGGATATCTATGAGGGGGAGCACAGAGAAACTTTCAGTCAGGCCAGGACCACAGGTGCGTTGTGGCCGCCGCAACACTCTGCCCTcactggccccgcctcccctgCTCCAGTTGCCACCGTTGACGTTAAACTACTCCAGATCAGATTCTTACCTTCAGAACCAGCTTGGTCTGCACGCAGAACCCAGacctctctcctctgccagCTCTGAAAGCTTATCAGTGTTAGTTCCTGACGGTGTTCAAATGAACTCAAATGAACTTCCTTCTGGTAAGAAACCGCTACCGGGGCATAATTGTGGAGTGAGGCCACAGGCACGTGTGGGCAGTTTCCTGCCTCCGCTGCCCGTTAACCGTGCCAAATTTTCTGGGTGCAGCGTGGATATGCCGCTGGGCCCCAACATGGCAGAGCCACAGCCCCATGGACACTGCCAGTGGCAGAGGAAGTTCTCTCGGAGGCACTCTGTACAACTGGAAGACATGGGCCACAGCGGGAGCACAGAGGAATACATTTATGTCCTGTAA